The following proteins are co-located in the Deinococcus metallilatus genome:
- the glgX gene encoding glycogen debranching protein GlgX — translation MTTTEPILPVSLVDAMRSGMRPGNAYPLGATWDGKGTNFALYSENATAVELCLFDEDGNETRLPLTEQTAFVWHGFLPGIGPGQRYGYRVHGEYAPEKGLRFNPNVVLLDPYAKALDGTERFDRGVFGYVTGEEDTVMQTEEQRGAPLGIVIDPVFNWVGDRKPNIPFHQSVIYETHVKGLTMTHPDVPEALRGTYAGVATEPVLKYLKDLGITAVEFLPVHQHVDDPFLLDKGLSNYWGYSTLGFFAPDVRYSAAARRGDPAGAVPEFKNMVRALHDAGIEVILDVVYNHTAEGNHLGPTMSFKGIDNPTYYRLVADNPRFYFDYTGTGNSLNVRHPQTLQLIMDSLRYWVTEMHVDGFRFDLASTLARGLHEVDQLSGFFTIIHQDPVISQVKLIAEPWDVGEGGYQVGNFPVNWAEWNGIYRDDMRAFWKGEGGLASEIGYRLTGSSDLYQSDGRKPYASINFVTAHDGFTLRDAVTYEHKHNEANGEGNQDGHNHNLTWNCGVEGETDDPGINRLRAQQQRNFLATLLLGQGTPMILGGDEIGRTQRGNNNAYCQDNEISWYDWQNIDADLLAFTRRLIALRRAHPALRRRKFFSGRTIRGQDVRDIVWLRFDGEEMSDADWNNPQTQSLGMFLDGEGLNDVDAAGRPLRDDHLLLLLSSSYVDLPFRLPSLGGCDTWALLLDTSDDGAREKLRAGEETTLRARSVKLYRCSRVARSAPVPEGE, via the coding sequence CGACCGCCGTCGAACTGTGCCTGTTTGACGAGGACGGCAATGAAACCCGTCTGCCGCTGACCGAGCAGACCGCCTTCGTGTGGCATGGTTTCCTGCCCGGGATCGGCCCGGGGCAGCGGTACGGCTACCGCGTTCACGGCGAGTATGCCCCGGAAAAGGGCCTGCGCTTCAACCCGAACGTGGTGCTGCTCGACCCCTACGCCAAGGCGCTGGACGGCACCGAACGGTTCGACCGGGGCGTCTTCGGCTACGTGACCGGCGAAGAGGACACCGTGATGCAGACGGAGGAGCAGCGCGGCGCCCCCCTGGGCATCGTGATCGACCCGGTGTTCAACTGGGTCGGGGACCGCAAGCCGAACATCCCCTTTCACCAGTCGGTGATCTATGAGACGCACGTCAAAGGCCTGACCATGACGCACCCCGACGTGCCGGAGGCCTTGAGGGGCACCTACGCGGGCGTGGCGACCGAGCCGGTCCTGAAGTACCTGAAGGACCTGGGCATCACCGCCGTCGAGTTCCTGCCGGTCCATCAGCACGTGGACGACCCCTTTCTGCTGGACAAGGGCCTGAGCAACTACTGGGGCTACTCGACGCTGGGCTTCTTCGCGCCGGACGTGCGCTACTCCGCGGCGGCGCGGCGGGGCGACCCGGCCGGGGCCGTGCCCGAATTCAAGAACATGGTGCGCGCCCTGCACGACGCCGGGATCGAGGTGATTCTCGACGTGGTGTACAACCACACCGCCGAGGGGAACCACCTGGGGCCGACGATGAGCTTCAAGGGCATCGACAATCCCACCTACTACCGGCTGGTGGCCGACAACCCGCGTTTCTACTTCGACTACACCGGCACCGGCAACAGCCTGAACGTGCGCCACCCGCAGACGCTGCAACTGATCATGGACTCGCTGCGCTACTGGGTCACCGAGATGCATGTGGACGGCTTCCGCTTCGACCTCGCCAGCACGCTCGCGCGCGGGCTGCATGAGGTGGATCAGCTCTCGGGCTTCTTCACGATCATCCATCAGGACCCGGTGATCAGCCAGGTCAAGCTGATCGCGGAACCCTGGGACGTGGGCGAGGGCGGCTATCAGGTCGGGAACTTCCCGGTCAACTGGGCGGAGTGGAACGGCATCTACCGTGACGACATGCGCGCCTTCTGGAAGGGCGAGGGCGGGCTGGCGTCCGAGATCGGCTACCGCCTGACGGGCAGCAGCGACCTGTACCAGAGCGACGGGCGCAAGCCGTACGCGAGCATCAACTTCGTGACCGCCCACGACGGCTTCACCCTGCGCGACGCCGTGACCTACGAGCACAAGCACAACGAGGCGAACGGCGAGGGCAACCAGGACGGCCACAACCACAACCTCACCTGGAACTGCGGCGTGGAGGGCGAGACGGACGATCCCGGGATCAACCGCCTGCGCGCGCAGCAGCAGCGCAACTTCCTGGCGACGCTGCTGCTGGGGCAGGGCACGCCGATGATCCTGGGCGGCGACGAGATCGGGCGCACGCAGCGGGGCAACAACAACGCCTACTGCCAGGACAACGAGATCAGTTGGTACGACTGGCAGAACATAGACGCCGACCTGCTGGCCTTTACCCGCAGGCTGATCGCCCTGCGCCGGGCGCATCCGGCCCTGCGCCGCCGCAAGTTCTTCAGTGGGCGGACCATTCGCGGTCAGGACGTGCGCGATATCGTGTGGCTGCGCTTCGACGGCGAGGAGATGAGCGACGCCGACTGGAACAACCCGCAGACGCAGTCGCTGGGCATGTTCCTCGACGGCGAGGGGCTGAACGACGTGGACGCCGCGGGGCGGCCCCTGCGCGACGACCACCTGCTGCTGCTGCTGAGTTCTTCCTACGTGGACCTGCCCTTCCGGCTGCCCAGCCTCGGCGGGTGCGACACCTGGGCACTGCTGCTGGACACCAGCGACGACGGCGCGCGCGAGAAGCTGCGGGCCGGAGAGGAAACCACCCTGCGCGCCCGCAGCGTGAAGCTCTACCGCTGCTCCCGGGTGGCCCGCAGCGCCCCCGTCCCCGAGGGCGAATAA